TCGACGCGTATCGCGAGCGCCTGGGCGCGCGCGGCCTGCGCGTGGAAACCTCGTTCGGCGGCGATCCCTGCATCGTCGAAGGCGATACCCAGCGCCTGACGCAACTGATGAACAACCTGCTCGAGAACACTTCGCGCTATACCGATCCGGGCGGCGTGGTGCGGGTGGCCGTGCGCACCGAAGGCGAGACCGTGGTGGTGGAATGCCAGGACTCGGCGCCGGGCGTGCCCCCGCAGTTCCTGCCCCGGCTGTTCGACCGGCTGTTTCGCGTGGACCCGTCGCGTTCCCGCGAAAGCGGGGGCGCCGGCCTGGGGCTGGCCATCTGCCAGCGCATCGTCGAATCGCACCGCGGCAACATCCAGGCCATGCCGTCCGACCTGGGCGGGCTGTGCGTGCGCATCGTTTTTCCCCTGGCCCAGGCGGCCACGTCCTGAGACACATCATGATCCTGATCGTAGAAGACGAACCCAAGCTGGCGGCCCTGCTGACCGACTACCTGCGCGCCGCGCGATACGAAACCGAATCGCTGGGCGACGGCGCGGAGGCGCTGGCGGCGATACGCCGCGTGAAACCCGACCTGGTGCTGCTGGACCTGATGCTGCCGGGCCGCGACGGCCTGGAAGTGTGCCGCGAACTGCGCACGTTCAGCGACGTGCCGGTGATCATGGTCACGGCGCGGGTGGAAGAGATCGACCGGCTCATCGGCCTGGAGATGGGCGCCGACGACTACATCTGCAAGCCCTTCAGCCCGCGCGAAGTCGTCGCGCGCGTGAAGGCCATCCTGCGGCGCGCGCGCGGCGCCAACAACAACGGCCATCACCAGTCCCTGCTGGAGATCCGTCCCGAACATCACATGGCCACGCTGGACGGCAAGCCCCTGTCCCTGACCCCCGTCGAGTTCCGCCTGCTGCAGGCGCTGTCGGCGGCGGAAGGCAAGATCCTGTCGCGCGACGCGCTGCTGAATCACCTGTACGCGGATCATCGTGTGGTCACCGACCGCACGGTCGACAGCCACATCAAGAACCTGCGCCGCAAGTTCGAAGCCGTGTTGCCGGGCCATGACCTGATCCGATCGATATACGGCGTGGGCTACAAGCTGGAAATGCATTGAAGCTGGGCTGACCCGCCCTTGCCGGCGGGCAGGGGGGCGGCGGCGCGCCGTGCCATGCGCTTCCTTGCCCCTGTCTCCGTGCCTACGCGGCGCCGGCCGGGGCGCGCGGCGGCATGCGAAAATGCCCCCCATCATGAGCATTGCGATCGATCCCCCGACCTGCGACATCGACGCGGAGCGCCGCTTCGGCGGCCTGGCGCGCCTGTATGGCCCCGGCGCGCCGGACCGCCTGCGCGCCGCGCGCATCGCGGTGGTCGGCCTGGGGGGCGTCGGTTCCTGGACGGCGGAAGCGCTGGCGCGCAGCGGCGTGGGCGCCCTGACGTTGATCGACCTCGACCACATCGCCGAATCCAACGTGAACCGGCAGATCCATGCGCTGTCGGACACGCTGGGCCAGGCCAAGGTCGCGGCGATGGCGGCCAGGGTGGCCGGCATCAATCCAACATGCGCCGTCACGCAGGTGGACGATTTCGTCACGCCCGACAACGTCGCGGACGTGCTGGCCGCGGACTATGACGCCGTGGTCGACTGCACCGACCAGGCGGCGGCAAAGATCGCCATGATCCTGCATGCGCGGCGGCGTGGCCTGGGCCTGCTGGTCTGCGGCGGCGCGGGCGGCAAGACCGATCCGCTGGCCTTGCGCGTGGGCGATCTGTCGCAGGCCTGCAATGACGCCTTGCTGGCGAAGCTGCGCAACAAGCTGCGCCGCGAACATGGCTATCCCAAGGCGGCCGCCAAGGCCGGCAAGGCGCCCTCGCGCACGCCGAAGATGCACGTGCGGGCCTTGTGGTTCGACCAGCCGGCGATCCTGCCGGCCGCCTGGACCGCCGGGGCGGAGGCGGAAGACGACGTCGGCGCCATGGTGGCGCCGCTCGCGCCGCAAGGCTTGTCCTGCGCCGGGTATGGCTCGTCCATCACCATCACCGCGACCATGGGCATGGCGGCGGCCGACCAGGCCTTGCGGCTGGTATTGGCGCGCACCTAGCCGGCTAGCGCGCCGGCGCCGCTTTCGCGCCCAGGCGGAATTCCACGTCCATCCATCCGCGCAGCGCATTGGACAAACGGATGCGGGTGGCGCGCTGCATGTCGTCTTCGTACAGGATGCGTTCCTGGACCAGGCCAGCGTCCAGCAGCGCGGCGCGCTGCACGCCGGGCAGGCAGCCGCAGGACACGGGCGGCGTGAACCATGTGCCGCCCATCTGCAGATAGACGTTGGTACGGCTGCCTTCGCACAACTCGCCCCGCTCGTTGCACAGCACGGCATCGAACAAGTCCGGGTGCCGCGCCAGCCATTCGGTGATGTCGTCATACCAGGGCCGGTGCGTGGTCTTGTGGCGCAGCAACGATGCGCCGGACGACAGCCGGCTGGTCCACAGGCAGACGCCCTGGGGCGTGGGCAGCGGCGGCAGCGGCGCGGTGCGCAGCGTCAACGTGCCATCGGGATGGTGCAGCAGGCGCAGGCGGTGCGGCCCGGGGCCCTGCGCCGTGCCGGCGGCCGTGAGCACTTCCGCGCGGACCTGGTCGGCATCCGAGCGGTGGCCGAGCGCGGCGCACGAGGCCTGCAGGCGCGCCATGTGGCGATCCAGCAGCGGCATGCGTCCGTCGGCATCGACGCGGATGGTTTCGATCAGGTCCGGCAGGACAGCCGTTGCGCGTGGGCTGGCGGTGGGGGCGGGGGTCGGGGTGGGCGTCATGCGGGGTCGAGCTCCGGGTCGAGTATGCGCGCCTTCCACAGGCATTCCTGCCATTCGGAATCTGGCTCGGAGTCGTGGACGATGCCGCCGCCCACACCATAGACGCCGCGGCCGTCGGCGTCCACCACCAGGGTGCGTATTGCCACGTTCAGCGAAAAATCGCCGTCCGGCGCCAGCCAGCCTATGCTGCCGCAGTAGAGGCCGCGCGGCGCGATCTCGGCCTGTCGGATGTGGGCCAGCGCGGCGACCTTGGGAGCGCCCGTCACCGAACCGCAGGGAAACAGCGCGCGCAGCACGTCGCCCAGGCTGGCGCGCGGGGCGCGCGCCGTGACGGTCGACGTCATGGTCCACACGGTGGGATAGCGTTCCAGCGTGAACAAGGCTTCGGCGCGCACGCTGCCGGTTTCGGCGATCCGGCCCAGGTCGTTGCGCAGCAGGTCCACGATCATCAGGTTTTCGGCGCGGTTCTTGTCGCTGGCCAGCAGCGCCTGGCCCAACGCATGGTCGCGTTCGGGATCGGCATCGCGCGGGGCGGTCCCCTTCATGGGCCGCGTGGTCAGCAGGTCGCCACGCCGCTGCACGAACAGTTCGGGCGAGAAGGACAACACCGCTTGCCCGCCGTCCTCGATGTAGGCGGCGTGCGCGACCGGATTGCGGGCGGCGATGCGGCGATAAAGCTCGCGCCGGTCGCCCCGCACGCCTACGTCCAGCGGCATCGTGTAGTTGACCTGGTAATACTCGCCCCGGCCTATGCCGGCGCGTATGGCCTGGATCCGCTCCAGATAGCTGGCGCGGTCCTGCCGCGCGGCAATCGCCGCAATCGCGCGAGCGCCGTCCGCTGGCGGCGCGGCGGCCGACCAGGGCGCTTCGTGCCGGGCCTGGTCGAATACCAGGGCGCGCAGGCGGGGCCGGCCGGCGGTACCGCTTCCGGCGTTGGCCGGCAGGGGCAGCAGCCATTCGCCCAGTTCGAAATCCAGCAGCAGCGCGACCCAGCGGCCGGCGTCGCGCGCCGCCTCGATGGCGTCCAGCGCGGCCTGCAACTGATCCGGCGCGCAGGCCAGGATGCGGTCGCGCGGGCCTTCCAGCTGCAAGGCCCGCCCGGCCAGGCGGTCTTCGAAACGGCAGAACATCGGAACCTCTACTGCCGCTCCAGGAACTCGGCCAGGACCCGGC
This genomic interval from Bordetella genomosp. 8 contains the following:
- a CDS encoding response regulator; this translates as MILIVEDEPKLAALLTDYLRAARYETESLGDGAEALAAIRRVKPDLVLLDLMLPGRDGLEVCRELRTFSDVPVIMVTARVEEIDRLIGLEMGADDYICKPFSPREVVARVKAILRRARGANNNGHHQSLLEIRPEHHMATLDGKPLSLTPVEFRLLQALSAAEGKILSRDALLNHLYADHRVVTDRTVDSHIKNLRRKFEAVLPGHDLIRSIYGVGYKLEMH
- a CDS encoding tRNA threonylcarbamoyladenosine dehydratase — translated: MSIAIDPPTCDIDAERRFGGLARLYGPGAPDRLRAARIAVVGLGGVGSWTAEALARSGVGALTLIDLDHIAESNVNRQIHALSDTLGQAKVAAMAARVAGINPTCAVTQVDDFVTPDNVADVLAADYDAVVDCTDQAAAKIAMILHARRRGLGLLVCGGAGGKTDPLALRVGDLSQACNDALLAKLRNKLRREHGYPKAAAKAGKAPSRTPKMHVRALWFDQPAILPAAWTAGAEAEDDVGAMVAPLAPQGLSCAGYGSSITITATMGMAAADQALRLVLART
- a CDS encoding aminotransferase class IV, which codes for MTPTPTPAPTASPRATAVLPDLIETIRVDADGRMPLLDRHMARLQASCAALGHRSDADQVRAEVLTAAGTAQGPGPHRLRLLHHPDGTLTLRTAPLPPLPTPQGVCLWTSRLSSGASLLRHKTTHRPWYDDITEWLARHPDLFDAVLCNERGELCEGSRTNVYLQMGGTWFTPPVSCGCLPGVQRAALLDAGLVQERILYEDDMQRATRIRLSNALRGWMDVEFRLGAKAAPAR
- a CDS encoding aminodeoxychorismate synthase component I, which codes for MFCRFEDRLAGRALQLEGPRDRILACAPDQLQAALDAIEAARDAGRWVALLLDFELGEWLLPLPANAGSGTAGRPRLRALVFDQARHEAPWSAAAPPADGARAIAAIAARQDRASYLERIQAIRAGIGRGEYYQVNYTMPLDVGVRGDRRELYRRIAARNPVAHAAYIEDGGQAVLSFSPELFVQRRGDLLTTRPMKGTAPRDADPERDHALGQALLASDKNRAENLMIVDLLRNDLGRIAETGSVRAEALFTLERYPTVWTMTSTVTARAPRASLGDVLRALFPCGSVTGAPKVAALAHIRQAEIAPRGLYCGSIGWLAPDGDFSLNVAIRTLVVDADGRGVYGVGGGIVHDSEPDSEWQECLWKARILDPELDPA